In Bacteroides sp. AN502(2024), one genomic interval encodes:
- a CDS encoding glycoside hydrolase family 31 protein, protein MEEQIITIAPLNGERWWGGLTALGNQMPYASNTKEYDLERQNENNQIVPLLISSKGRYVYGEHPFRFCFRNDTLLLHSNFEKLSVIQGGENLREAYLAASTKHFPASGKTPEELFFSKPQYNTWIELMYNQNQADIEAYAQQVLSNGFPTGIFMIDDNWQNHYGNFDFKAAKFPDPKGMVERLHSIGFKIMLWVSPYVTADSPEARFLEEKGYLIKERGKDTPAILRWWNGSSACFDLTNPAAFEYLKQQLYDTQKKYGVDGFKFDAGDVMYMCGDNLEFFNPSANAAVFSQKWAEMGLYFPYNEYRTSFKMGGQPLVQRLGDKPYSWDAVSWLIPDMIAAGLLGHAYTCPDMIGGGAYSTFLNIDKDSFDQELIVRSCQIHAFMPMMQFSVAPWRILDQKHLEICQKFARFHETMGAYFWETAKKSSQTGEPMVRHMEYMYPGQGFLNCKDQFMIGDKYMVAPMVTKGTSRVVKLPSGKWRDDQGKIYKGGRTISIQVPIERLPYFECIK, encoded by the coding sequence ATGGAAGAGCAAATAATAACCATTGCTCCACTCAATGGCGAGCGTTGGTGGGGAGGTCTGACCGCATTGGGAAACCAAATGCCCTATGCTTCCAATACTAAAGAATATGATTTGGAGAGACAGAATGAGAATAACCAAATTGTTCCGTTATTGATTTCTTCTAAAGGACGTTATGTTTATGGAGAACATCCTTTCCGTTTCTGTTTTCGGAATGATACATTGCTGCTGCATTCAAATTTTGAAAAGCTTTCTGTGATACAAGGAGGTGAAAATTTACGTGAAGCTTATTTGGCGGCATCAACCAAGCATTTTCCTGCTTCGGGTAAGACTCCCGAAGAACTTTTCTTTTCCAAACCACAGTATAATACATGGATTGAACTGATGTACAATCAAAATCAAGCAGATATTGAAGCGTATGCACAGCAAGTTTTGTCAAATGGTTTTCCTACCGGCATTTTTATGATAGATGACAACTGGCAGAATCATTATGGCAACTTCGATTTCAAGGCTGCGAAATTTCCGGATCCGAAAGGAATGGTGGAACGACTGCATTCGATAGGATTTAAAATCATGCTCTGGGTTTCTCCTTATGTGACAGCAGACAGCCCGGAGGCTCGTTTTTTGGAGGAGAAGGGGTATTTGATAAAGGAGCGTGGCAAGGATACACCAGCTATTTTGCGCTGGTGGAATGGTTCGAGCGCCTGCTTTGATTTGACAAATCCGGCGGCTTTTGAATATCTGAAGCAACAGTTGTATGACACCCAGAAGAAATATGGAGTCGATGGGTTTAAATTCGATGCGGGAGATGTCATGTATATGTGTGGAGATAACTTAGAGTTCTTTAATCCGTCTGCCAATGCAGCGGTATTTTCCCAAAAATGGGCTGAGATGGGATTGTATTTCCCTTACAATGAATACCGTACTTCCTTTAAAATGGGAGGTCAACCTTTGGTTCAGCGGTTAGGTGATAAGCCTTATTCATGGGATGCAGTTTCATGGCTTATTCCCGACATGATAGCTGCCGGACTCTTAGGGCATGCTTATACGTGTCCCGACATGATAGGTGGAGGTGCTTATTCTACTTTCTTGAATATTGATAAAGACAGTTTTGATCAAGAATTGATTGTGCGTTCATGTCAGATTCATGCTTTTATGCCTATGATGCAATTTTCTGTTGCTCCTTGGCGTATATTGGATCAGAAGCATCTGGAAATATGTCAGAAGTTTGCTCGTTTTCATGAGACAATGGGAGCTTATTTTTGGGAAACTGCCAAGAAGTCATCCCAAACCGGTGAGCCGATGGTCAGACACATGGAGTATATGTATCCGGGACAAGGATTTCTGAATTGTAAAGATCAGTTTATGATAGGTGATAAGTATATGGTTGCTCCAATGGTCACCAAAGGAACTTCCCGTGTGGTGAAATTGCCTTCCGGAAAATGGCGTGATGACCAGGGAAAGATTTATAAAGGAGGAAGAACGATCTCAATTCAAGTCCCTATTGAGCGGTTACCTTATTTTGAGTGTATCAAGTAA
- a CDS encoding RagB/SusD family nutrient uptake outer membrane protein — MNKYKKYILAGAVTCLMFVQTGCNDSFLERYPIVSISSEAFFKNTTDLELYTNTYTLSPSYSDYVSDNYTTYSNTHANNNMIRGNVTPATCGGWGDWGTLRKYNIFLDNVHKASGNPEKIAHYIGLTRLMRARWYYEQIKWYNTLPWYSHALTDTDMEMLYKPRDSRELVVDSIMADLDYASANVSVDMGNRTIMSRWYALATQARICLHEGTYRKYHDELNLQSTATRFLEKAVEAASKVMESRLFEIDKTGGTDVAYQRLFTGYSLDKSKEIILFKDYDNELRIKHGAPNESFNWITGFSRSLMESYEYLDADGNAIPFSQVEGHETMGYVDIFKNRDPRMKQTFMYPGYKKPGVSTAYIPNIDLGGYPCIKYMVNDPAQIVSTMAYTDLPICRYAEVLLIYAEAKAELGRLTQDDMDKSVNLIRTRVGMPRIVINDIMDDPNLSAQYPKVTDKALLQIRRERRIELVNENFRWDDLIRWKEAHLIRDVQHGIYIDKLGVFDVTGDGIPDVGIFKNAESNTIPEADRSKYTFYYLEKGGKPGTVSLSEGDHGYIVINSEIGNRKFEEPKFYYWPLPEQQRALNPALEETIFW, encoded by the coding sequence ATGAATAAGTATAAGAAATATATATTGGCAGGAGCAGTAACATGCCTAATGTTCGTGCAGACTGGTTGCAACGACTCTTTTCTGGAGCGTTATCCGATTGTGTCCATCTCGTCTGAAGCATTTTTCAAGAATACAACAGACTTGGAATTGTATACCAATACCTATACCTTGTCTCCCAGTTATTCTGATTATGTATCTGATAATTATACCACTTACTCAAATACACATGCCAATAATAATATGATCCGTGGCAATGTGACTCCGGCCACTTGCGGCGGATGGGGTGACTGGGGAACATTACGAAAATATAATATATTTTTGGATAATGTACACAAAGCTTCCGGAAATCCGGAAAAGATAGCCCATTATATTGGTCTGACCCGTCTGATGCGCGCCCGTTGGTATTACGAACAAATAAAATGGTACAATACTTTACCTTGGTATTCGCATGCATTGACCGATACGGATATGGAAATGCTTTACAAACCTCGTGATTCCCGTGAATTGGTAGTAGATTCTATTATGGCCGATTTGGATTACGCTTCGGCAAATGTTTCTGTTGATATGGGGAACCGGACTATTATGAGCAGATGGTATGCATTGGCTACACAGGCTCGTATTTGCCTGCATGAAGGAACTTACCGTAAATACCATGATGAGCTGAATCTGCAAAGCACGGCTACCCGTTTCTTGGAGAAGGCTGTTGAGGCCGCTTCTAAGGTCATGGAATCCAGACTGTTTGAAATTGATAAAACGGGAGGCACGGATGTAGCTTATCAGAGGCTGTTTACCGGATATTCGCTGGATAAGTCTAAGGAAATAATCTTATTTAAAGATTATGATAATGAATTGCGGATAAAACATGGTGCTCCCAATGAATCATTCAATTGGATTACAGGTTTTAGCCGAAGTCTGATGGAATCGTATGAATATCTGGATGCTGATGGAAATGCTATTCCATTTTCTCAGGTCGAAGGTCATGAAACAATGGGGTATGTTGATATCTTTAAAAATAGAGATCCCCGTATGAAACAGACGTTCATGTATCCGGGATATAAAAAGCCTGGGGTATCCACTGCCTATATCCCCAATATAGATTTGGGAGGTTATCCCTGCATTAAATATATGGTGAATGATCCGGCTCAGATTGTAAGTACAATGGCTTATACAGATTTGCCTATTTGTCGTTACGCTGAGGTGCTTTTGATTTATGCGGAAGCCAAAGCTGAATTAGGGAGGTTAACCCAAGATGATATGGACAAATCTGTCAATTTAATTCGTACACGTGTAGGAATGCCTCGGATTGTTATTAACGATATTATGGACGACCCCAATCTGAGTGCTCAATATCCGAAAGTAACAGATAAAGCCTTGTTGCAAATTCGCCGCGAACGCAGAATAGAATTGGTGAATGAGAATTTCCGTTGGGATGATCTGATTCGCTGGAAGGAGGCTCATCTGATTCGTGATGTGCAGCATGGCATCTATATAGATAAGTTGGGAGTATTTGATGTTACCGGTGATGGAATACCTGATGTCGGTATATTTAAGAATGCGGAGAGCAACACCATACCGGAAGCCGATCGCAGTAAATATACATTCTATTATTTGGAAAAGGGAGGAAAGCCCGGTACGGTCAGTTTGTCTGAAGGCGATCATGGCTATATTGTAATAAATAGTGAGATAGGCAATCGGAAGTTTGAAGAACCTAAATTCTATTATTGGCCATTACCCGAACAGCAGCGTGCGCTGAATCCGGCATTGGAGGAGACCATATTCTGGTAA
- a CDS encoding TonB-dependent receptor — MKNNSNIFSAGTRVARILFLFSFCFLSLYSYAVNVDDYAQNKTLTVEAQNKTVKEVLDYIEKNSEFIFFYYNKAVDTERKVSLSIKDKSITVILDQLFQGTDVRYEIRDRQISLKKEPIQQLPQDKKQKRKLTGTVTDASTGEPLVGVSIIVRGENRGTITGIDGRFSIEVYTNTELQFSYIGYKMQSMKVGNLQVINIKMVVDNAMLDEVVVVGYGTQKKVNLSGAVETVTAKELSNRATNNVGLALQGLVPNLNITMSSGGADYTPTFNIRGETSINGGEPLILVDGVPVTAADFSRMNSLDIENISVLKDASSAAVYGARAAFGVILVTTKKGEEGAIKVNFNNSFSVRTPTRIVQVVEDPYIQASYKTIMGAPWYHLYTDEEIDYAQQRVEDPSLPSAIPSTKDKSQYTYLDAHNYYEDIFESTALSHQHSLSLSGGSSKATYYLGMEYYGENGLLRYNKDKYNRYNVRSKVEYHPWKWLTVGNNTSWSYYTYDRPTHFSSNYFKEVYEKNCMIPVNNPDGTYTVVGAQTVGRLLHGGNHIDKSLNITSQFTAQIDVLKNVWSLKGDFTATIYNKHSNEWNSDNEYTYKRGPELAATRVGDQNYAMRVNDYSMYTVLNLYTDFHKRWGEHSVSAVAGFNQEYKSYEYLKSKRTDLISESYPTVQLTTGDMTMQEDAYQWAVRSGFYRVNYMFKDRYILETNGRYDGSSRFPKKDRFGFFPSVSGAWIISEESFFAPLKKVLNHVKLRASYGSLGNQNVGYYSYIASMNASKSGVLLNGKLPMTVSPAGLISNALTWEKVYTTNGGIDINMLDNRLVLSGDVYRRDTKDMLVPGKKLPSVLGTAVPNANSGDMKTRGWEVSVTWRDRFRLASKPFNYSATFVLSDSRSWITRYDNPTNLLSDRRVGEEIGEIWGLVTEGFFVDQEDIDSHADQWNVTSYPGDRKIEPGDLKYKDLDENGKIEKGLTADEPGDFKIIGNSRSRLPFGLDLNADWNGFDLRIFVQGIGKKQWYPQNSDYKFFGIYVSPWGNVLENNLDHWTEENPNGYFPRLKSYTATSGDMSINQTRYLQNAAYLRMKNITFGYTLPKQLISKIGLSSVRFYFSGENLFEITKLCKNYDPEGLNNNSHPFQRTFSLGLNIGL; from the coding sequence ATGAAAAATAATAGTAATATATTTTCTGCGGGAACAAGAGTTGCTCGCATATTATTTCTTTTTAGTTTTTGTTTTCTTTCTTTGTATTCTTATGCGGTAAATGTAGACGATTATGCCCAGAATAAAACGTTGACGGTAGAAGCTCAAAATAAAACTGTCAAGGAGGTGCTTGATTATATAGAAAAGAACAGTGAATTCATCTTTTTTTATTATAATAAAGCCGTTGATACGGAACGGAAGGTCAGTTTGTCTATAAAAGATAAATCCATTACGGTAATTTTGGACCAATTATTTCAAGGTACGGATGTACGGTATGAAATAAGAGATAGGCAAATTTCTTTAAAGAAGGAGCCGATACAACAGCTTCCACAGGATAAAAAACAGAAACGAAAATTGACGGGTACTGTAACGGATGCTTCTACTGGCGAACCATTGGTAGGAGTAAGCATAATAGTACGAGGTGAAAATAGAGGAACCATCACAGGGATAGATGGTCGTTTTTCAATAGAGGTATATACAAATACAGAGTTGCAGTTTTCATACATTGGGTATAAGATGCAAAGTATGAAGGTCGGTAACTTGCAGGTGATCAATATCAAAATGGTTGTAGACAATGCCATGTTGGACGAAGTAGTTGTCGTGGGATATGGTACGCAAAAGAAAGTGAACTTGAGTGGTGCTGTAGAAACGGTTACAGCAAAAGAACTTTCCAATCGTGCTACTAATAATGTAGGGTTGGCCCTGCAGGGATTGGTTCCTAACCTGAACATTACGATGTCAAGTGGTGGAGCTGACTATACACCTACGTTCAATATTCGTGGTGAAACGTCTATCAATGGCGGCGAACCGTTGATTTTGGTAGATGGAGTACCTGTCACGGCTGCGGATTTTAGTCGTATGAACTCATTGGACATTGAGAATATTTCGGTTCTGAAGGATGCTTCTTCGGCTGCGGTCTATGGAGCACGTGCGGCTTTTGGTGTCATTCTTGTGACCACCAAGAAAGGAGAGGAAGGAGCGATTAAGGTGAATTTCAATAATTCATTCAGTGTGCGAACTCCTACCCGAATTGTTCAAGTGGTAGAAGACCCCTATATTCAGGCTTCATACAAAACCATCATGGGAGCTCCTTGGTATCACCTGTACACAGATGAAGAGATAGATTATGCACAGCAACGTGTAGAAGACCCTTCTTTGCCGTCTGCCATACCTTCTACCAAAGACAAGAGCCAGTATACTTACTTGGACGCCCATAATTATTATGAGGATATTTTTGAAAGTACGGCATTGTCTCATCAGCATAGTCTTAGTTTGTCCGGAGGTTCAAGTAAGGCGACTTACTATTTAGGTATGGAATATTATGGAGAGAATGGACTGTTGCGATATAATAAAGATAAGTATAACCGCTACAATGTGCGTAGCAAGGTGGAGTATCATCCTTGGAAATGGCTGACAGTAGGAAATAATACCAGTTGGTCTTATTATACCTACGACCGTCCAACTCATTTTTCCAGCAATTATTTTAAGGAAGTGTATGAGAAGAACTGTATGATACCGGTCAATAATCCTGACGGTACATATACGGTAGTAGGAGCGCAGACTGTCGGACGCTTGCTGCATGGCGGTAATCATATAGATAAGTCATTAAATATCACCTCGCAGTTCACGGCACAAATTGATGTATTGAAGAATGTATGGAGTTTGAAGGGAGATTTTACGGCCACGATATATAACAAGCATTCTAATGAATGGAATTCGGACAACGAATATACTTATAAACGCGGCCCGGAACTGGCAGCCACCCGTGTGGGCGACCAGAATTATGCAATGCGCGTCAATGACTATTCGATGTATACCGTATTGAATCTTTATACAGATTTCCATAAGCGTTGGGGAGAACATAGTGTGTCTGCTGTTGCCGGTTTTAATCAGGAATATAAGTCGTATGAATACCTTAAAAGTAAGCGTACAGATTTGATTTCAGAATCTTACCCGACCGTACAATTGACCACTGGCGATATGACCATGCAGGAAGATGCTTACCAGTGGGCTGTTCGTTCTGGATTTTATCGTGTGAACTACATGTTTAAGGACCGCTATATATTGGAGACAAATGGAAGATATGACGGCAGTTCTCGTTTCCCCAAGAAAGACCGATTCGGCTTTTTCCCTTCTGTATCGGGTGCTTGGATCATTTCGGAAGAATCATTTTTCGCTCCTTTGAAGAAAGTGCTTAATCATGTGAAATTGAGAGCTTCTTATGGTTCGTTGGGCAATCAGAATGTGGGGTACTACTCTTATATAGCTTCAATGAATGCCTCTAAATCAGGAGTATTGCTGAATGGCAAGTTACCAATGACTGTTTCGCCGGCAGGATTAATATCAAATGCGTTGACTTGGGAGAAAGTTTACACTACTAATGGTGGAATTGACATTAATATGCTGGATAACCGGTTAGTCTTGTCAGGAGATGTGTATCGCAGGGATACGAAAGACATGCTGGTTCCGGGTAAAAAGTTACCTAGCGTATTAGGTACAGCTGTTCCTAATGCCAATAGTGGAGACATGAAGACACGTGGTTGGGAAGTCTCTGTAACATGGAGAGACCGCTTTAGATTGGCTTCCAAACCATTCAATTATAGTGCGACTTTTGTTCTTTCAGATAGCCGTTCTTGGATTACTCGCTATGATAATCCTACGAATTTGTTGTCTGATCGTCGAGTTGGTGAGGAAATCGGAGAAATATGGGGATTGGTAACAGAAGGATTTTTTGTAGACCAGGAAGACATTGATTCGCATGCCGATCAATGGAATGTGACTTCCTATCCCGGTGACCGGAAAATTGAGCCGGGCGACTTGAAGTATAAAGATTTGGATGAAAATGGCAAAATTGAGAAAGGGCTTACGGCAGATGAACCGGGTGATTTTAAAATCATAGGCAATTCGCGTAGCCGCTTGCCGTTCGGTTTGGATTTGAATGCAGATTGGAATGGATTTGACTTGCGTATTTTCGTACAAGGCATAGGTAAAAAACAATGGTATCCGCAAAATAGCGATTATAAATTCTTTGGAATTTATGTATCACCTTGGGGAAATGTTCTTGAAAACAATTTGGACCACTGGACCGAAGAAAATCCCAACGGTTATTTTCCGCGTCTGAAGTCATATACGGCCACTTCGGGAGATATGTCTATTAACCAAACACGTTATCTGCAAAATGCAGCTTATTTGCGGATGAAAAATATAACTTTTGGTTACACTCTTCCTAAACAACTGATTTCTAAAATAGGTCTTTCAAGCGTGCGCTTTTATTTTAGTGGAGAGAATCTGTTTGAAATTACCAAGCTTTGCAAAAACTACGATCCGGAAGGCTTGAATAATAATTCGCATCCTTTCCAAAGAACGTTTTCATTAGGTTTAAATATTGGATTATAA
- a CDS encoding ComEC/Rec2 family competence protein, with translation MEIHHIYTGRGESSFLIFPDGTTMLIDAGDYDPKDYPKMAELLPDTSRHAGTWIARYVKRMNPHKDKVDYLMISHFHSDHIGEVENAVMCTKGRSPDYMLTGIAEVGEYIRFGKVFDRGFPDYQYPLPIDDRNVDNYRSFLQWQAKKYGLCREVFKVGKLNQIHLLNDSSQYQGVFSVRNLAANGEVWTGIDEKTVKCYGLTPLNLDESQQNENTKSLAIRIDYGPFSYYTGGDLSSYVYDEQGNELDVETLVGKACGEVDVCKANHHAWKDAMSEGFIRNIRAKQYVIPVWEDEHIQPVVMERMLDRNLYASERMIFPTNLPEHLRELYANRKWMAQVCPEDGHVVIKVFDKGKKYAVYILSAKDEENRVKAVYGPFDSESSLLHTGTC, from the coding sequence ATGGAAATTCATCATATCTATACGGGGAGAGGAGAAAGTAGTTTTCTGATTTTTCCGGATGGAACTACCATGTTGATAGATGCAGGAGACTATGACCCCAAGGATTATCCTAAAATGGCTGAATTGTTACCTGATACGTCCCGACATGCAGGAACATGGATAGCACGTTATGTGAAACGAATGAATCCTCATAAAGATAAAGTGGATTACCTGATGATCAGTCATTTCCATAGCGACCATATTGGAGAAGTTGAGAATGCGGTTATGTGTACCAAGGGGCGGTCCCCCGATTATATGTTGACTGGAATAGCAGAAGTAGGAGAATATATACGGTTTGGGAAAGTATTTGACAGAGGATTTCCCGATTATCAATATCCACTCCCGATAGATGATCGGAATGTAGATAATTATCGTTCTTTTCTACAATGGCAGGCAAAAAAATATGGGCTATGCCGGGAAGTGTTTAAGGTGGGTAAACTGAATCAAATCCATTTGCTGAATGATAGCAGCCAATACCAAGGCGTATTTTCCGTACGTAATTTAGCGGCTAATGGAGAAGTGTGGACAGGCATAGATGAAAAAACGGTGAAATGTTATGGGCTCACCCCTTTGAATCTTGATGAGTCTCAGCAAAATGAAAATACTAAAAGTTTGGCGATTAGAATTGATTATGGACCTTTTAGTTATTATACCGGTGGAGACCTCAGCTCGTATGTGTATGATGAACAAGGGAATGAATTGGATGTAGAAACGCTGGTGGGTAAGGCATGTGGAGAGGTGGATGTTTGCAAAGCTAATCATCATGCTTGGAAAGACGCTATGAGCGAAGGTTTTATTCGGAATATCAGAGCCAAACAGTATGTTATTCCTGTATGGGAAGATGAGCATATTCAACCTGTTGTCATGGAACGGATGCTGGATAGGAATCTTTACGCTTCAGAACGAATGATTTTCCCGACAAATTTGCCCGAACATCTCAGAGAGTTGTATGCTAATCGGAAGTGGATGGCGCAGGTATGTCCGGAAGATGGCCATGTCGTAATAAAGGTTTTTGATAAAGGGAAGAAATATGCCGTTTATATATTATCCGCAAAGGATGAGGAAAATCGGGTTAAGGCTGTTTATGGACCTTTTGACAGTGAATCTTCTTTGTTACATACCGGAACATGTTGA
- a CDS encoding FAD-dependent oxidoreductase: MIERLRILFIIWCSLFIGNVNAADFLIEAESFFQKGGWVVDQQFMDQMGSPYLLAHGMGVPVSDAVTDINVPNKGEYYVYVRTYNWTSPWCKNKGPGRFALYVDGREVSSSLGTEGEDWMWQFAGRVRINKAQVEICLKDLTGFDGRCDAIYFTQDADEIPPVSVAEMKSFRKQFYKDVVGDSQVAHFDLVVVGGGTAGISTALSAARLGCKVALVQDRPILGGNNSSEVRVHLGASIEMPPYPRLGGLVKEYGPVRGGNAQPGEYYEDWKKLDVVKAEKNISLFLNFHATAVELNGRQIKAVRAVHIETGEERVFEAPLFADCTGDGNIGFLAGADYHMGREGRMEFGESLAPEKADSLTMGASVQWYSEELPYKNSFPLFEYGLIFDENKCEKVIMGEWQWEVGMNLNQITEAERIRDYGLLVVYSNWSYLKNRLKKDNKWGKRKLSWVAYIAGKRESRRLLGDYILKQDDIDKQVFHEDATATTTWAIDLHFPDSANMVKFPDAPFLSSTEHIYIKPYPIPYRCLYSRNVENLFMAGRNISATHVAFGSTRIMRTTSMMGEVVGMAVSICRKHQVLPREVYWRYMEELKNLMEKGVGKPGIPNNQKYNEIG, translated from the coding sequence ATGATTGAAAGATTAAGAATATTGTTTATAATATGGTGCTCGCTTTTTATCGGAAACGTGAATGCGGCTGATTTTTTGATAGAAGCAGAAAGCTTTTTTCAAAAAGGAGGGTGGGTTGTTGATCAACAATTCATGGATCAAATGGGGTCACCCTATTTGTTGGCTCATGGTATGGGAGTTCCTGTGTCAGATGCCGTAACTGACATCAATGTTCCCAATAAGGGAGAATATTATGTATATGTCCGTACTTACAATTGGACATCACCGTGGTGTAAGAACAAAGGTCCCGGCCGTTTCGCATTGTATGTTGATGGGCGAGAAGTTTCTTCTTCGTTAGGAACCGAGGGCGAGGATTGGATGTGGCAATTTGCAGGTCGCGTTCGTATTAACAAAGCTCAGGTGGAAATCTGTTTGAAAGACTTAACCGGATTTGACGGTCGGTGTGATGCCATTTATTTTACGCAAGATGCAGATGAAATTCCTCCTGTTTCAGTTGCGGAGATGAAATCTTTCAGGAAGCAATTTTATAAAGATGTTGTGGGAGATTCGCAAGTTGCACATTTTGATTTGGTCGTTGTAGGTGGAGGTACGGCTGGTATATCTACGGCATTGTCTGCCGCACGGCTGGGATGTAAAGTTGCTTTGGTGCAGGATAGGCCGATACTTGGTGGAAACAATAGTTCTGAGGTACGGGTGCATTTAGGTGCAAGTATCGAAATGCCTCCTTATCCTCGATTAGGAGGTTTGGTAAAAGAGTACGGGCCTGTTCGTGGGGGAAATGCACAACCGGGTGAATACTATGAGGACTGGAAAAAACTGGATGTGGTGAAGGCGGAAAAAAACATTTCATTGTTTTTAAATTTCCATGCTACAGCAGTAGAATTAAATGGCAGGCAGATTAAAGCTGTTCGGGCTGTCCATATTGAAACAGGAGAAGAAAGAGTTTTTGAAGCTCCCTTATTTGCTGACTGCACGGGAGATGGGAATATTGGTTTTTTAGCAGGTGCTGACTATCACATGGGGCGTGAAGGCCGCATGGAATTTGGAGAGAGCCTGGCTCCGGAAAAAGCAGATTCCTTGACAATGGGAGCTTCAGTACAATGGTATTCGGAAGAATTGCCCTATAAAAATTCTTTTCCATTATTTGAGTACGGTTTGATTTTTGATGAAAATAAGTGTGAAAAAGTCATTATGGGGGAGTGGCAATGGGAAGTTGGCATGAATCTCAATCAAATTACGGAGGCAGAACGTATTCGCGATTACGGACTTTTAGTAGTTTACTCTAATTGGAGCTATTTGAAAAACAGATTAAAGAAAGATAATAAATGGGGAAAACGCAAATTGTCGTGGGTGGCTTATATTGCTGGAAAACGCGAATCGCGTCGTTTACTGGGCGATTATATTTTGAAACAAGATGATATTGATAAACAGGTGTTTCATGAGGATGCTACAGCTACTACTACTTGGGCCATTGATTTGCATTTTCCGGATTCTGCCAATATGGTAAAGTTTCCAGATGCTCCTTTCTTGTCATCAACTGAACATATTTATATTAAGCCTTATCCCATTCCTTACCGATGTCTGTATTCACGCAATGTGGAAAACCTATTTATGGCAGGGCGGAATATCAGCGCTACGCATGTAGCTTTTGGTTCGACACGTATTATGCGAACTACTTCCATGATGGGCGAAGTAGTAGGAATGGCCGTATCTATCTGCCGAAAACATCAGGTGCTTCCTCGTGAAGTCTATTGGCGGTACATGGAGGAATTGAAAAATCTTATGGAAAAAGGTGTAGGTAAACCGGGGATTCCTAATAATCAGAAATATAATGAAATAGGATAA